In a genomic window of Candidatus Hydrogenedentota bacterium:
- a CDS encoding bifunctional UDP-3-O-[3-hydroxymyristoyl] N-acetylglucosamine deacetylase/3-hydroxyacyl-ACP dehydratase, whose protein sequence is MKQRTIAKEASYDGVGLHTGNLTTVTFKPAPADSGIVFYRVDLDPVQAIPALVDNVVDVARGTTIGIGDAKIHTIEHAMSSLAGLGIDNLIIEVDADEIPVGDGSALPVMNTLLNAGIVDLEADKQYIRVDHPVYYRKDDVTLSILPSDDLRVTMTIAYDHPTVGTQYASFTITEDTFKNELAPARTFCFLREVKMLQDAGLIQGGSLESAVVINDDGILNDDLRFPDEFVRHKILDLLGDTYLLGAPLKGHIIGVKCGHEKNVNFSKQIQKVYARTYPDSEVRSYKHKLRRTPPALDVNKIMKILPHRYPFLLVDRILSYEPLKTVTGIKNVTVNEPFFQGHWPNIPVMPGVLIIEAMAQVAAVLVFGENGEANGRLAFLMGVERARFRDTVVPGDQLVLKAEMVHYRHNACKIKAVALVDDVVAAEATMSFGLMHIE, encoded by the coding sequence ATGAAACAACGAACAATCGCTAAAGAAGCCTCCTATGACGGCGTGGGGCTGCATACAGGTAATTTAACGACAGTAACTTTTAAACCCGCACCGGCAGACTCAGGAATCGTGTTTTATCGGGTCGACTTGGATCCTGTACAGGCCATACCCGCCCTCGTGGATAATGTGGTGGACGTGGCACGAGGCACGACCATCGGTATCGGCGATGCGAAAATCCATACCATTGAGCACGCCATGTCAAGCCTCGCGGGGCTGGGCATCGACAATCTGATTATTGAGGTCGACGCCGATGAGATTCCTGTCGGTGACGGCAGCGCCCTGCCGGTCATGAATACCCTGCTTAACGCAGGTATTGTGGACTTGGAAGCAGACAAGCAATATATCCGCGTGGATCACCCCGTTTATTATCGCAAAGACGATGTGACACTGAGCATATTGCCTTCCGACGATCTGCGCGTCACCATGACCATTGCTTATGACCATCCCACTGTGGGCACGCAATACGCCTCCTTCACGATTACGGAAGATACTTTCAAAAATGAATTGGCGCCGGCGCGTACCTTTTGTTTTTTACGGGAAGTGAAAATGTTGCAGGATGCCGGATTGATCCAGGGCGGCAGCTTAGAAAGTGCCGTGGTGATCAATGATGACGGCATTCTCAATGATGATCTCCGTTTCCCCGATGAATTCGTGCGTCACAAGATTCTTGATCTGCTCGGTGATACCTACCTGTTGGGCGCGCCTCTAAAAGGGCATATTATCGGCGTTAAATGCGGTCATGAAAAGAACGTGAATTTTTCGAAGCAGATCCAAAAGGTCTATGCGCGAACCTATCCCGACAGCGAAGTGCGTTCCTATAAGCATAAACTGCGGCGCACGCCGCCCGCCTTGGATGTCAATAAGATCATGAAGATCTTGCCCCACCGCTATCCTTTTTTGCTCGTCGATCGCATCCTCAGCTATGAACCGTTGAAGACGGTGACCGGTATCAAAAACGTTACCGTTAATGAGCCTTTTTTCCAAGGGCATTGGCCCAATATTCCCGTTATGCCCGGCGTACTCATTATTGAAGCCATGGCACAAGTGGCGGCAGTACTCGTTTTCGGAGAAAATGGCGAGGCGAACGGACGCCTGGCATTTTTGATGGGGGTGGAGCGAGCGCGCTTCCGGGACACGGTCGTCCCCGGAGATCAGCTTGTGCTGAAGGCGGAAATGGTCCACTATCGCCATAATGCGTGCAAAATTAAAGCCGTGGCATTGGTGGATGATGTTGTTGCTGCGGAAGCGACCATGTCCTTCGGGTTGATGCACATCGAATAG